In Aequorivita sp. H23M31, a single window of DNA contains:
- a CDS encoding ABC transporter ATPase: MLTEFKNLPDDSRVWVYQANRKLSDEEVAEITEKSNEFLTKWTAHGAELEAALEVKYNRFIVIGLNQANASASGCSIDASVHFIQSLQEKYDIDLLDKMNVTFYSGEYIAYKTLEDFKKMAKDKSISKNTVVFNNLVNTKSEYQENWEVPAKDSWHSRFLS; encoded by the coding sequence ATGTTGACAGAATTCAAAAATCTACCCGACGATTCCAGAGTTTGGGTCTATCAAGCAAACCGAAAATTGAGCGATGAGGAAGTTGCTGAGATAACGGAGAAATCCAATGAGTTTTTAACCAAATGGACCGCACACGGTGCGGAGCTTGAAGCCGCCCTGGAAGTTAAGTATAATCGTTTTATTGTTATCGGGCTCAATCAGGCAAATGCTTCTGCTTCAGGTTGTAGTATTGATGCTTCCGTTCATTTTATCCAGTCTCTTCAAGAGAAATATGATATTGATCTACTAGATAAAATGAATGTAACCTTTTACTCAGGTGAATATATTGCCTACAAAACCTTGGAGGACTTCAAAAAAATGGCAAAAGATAAATCAATTTCAAAAAACACAGTCGTTTTTAATAATCTGGTTAATACTAAATCCGAATATCAGGAAAATTGGGAAGTTCCGGCGAAAGATAGCTGGCACAGTAGATTCTTATCATAA
- a CDS encoding glycoside hydrolase family 3 N-terminal domain-containing protein, whose product MKKLLFAGFAILFSFQLYSQERNPLIVKDDFQNQKKWVDSIYDSMTTEEKIGQLFMVDIFSSDPKVKSDKIKDLISNYHIGGVIFSKGGPMRQAKLNNEFQALAKVPLMVGMDAEWGLAMRLDSTYAFPWNMTLGAITDNKIVQKVGKRIGEQAKRLGVHINFAPVVDINTNPKNPIIGNRSFGEDRENVTEKAIAFIKGMQSAGIMGSAKHFPGHGDTDKDSHKTLPSLDFSKERLDSLELYPYRRMINEGLSSVMVAHLNVPALEPQYNFPSSLSSRIVTGLLKEELGFNGLIFTDALNMKGASNYKNPGEIELAAFLAGNDVLLIPEDVPKAVDFLLAAYQGQIITEKRLASSVKKILYAKYKVGLNHYKPVNTTYLVDNLNTVNDDALYEEAMANALTIIKNDRAILPIKDLEKKNIAYVNLGDDSGEYFLNELKKYASVTWVKANSLDEYVQKLKEFNYVIVGFHKSNANPWKKFEFTDKELVWLYEISRTNTVILDVFARPYAMLDLKTTANIEGILISYQNSKISQELSAQLIFGAREALGKLPISLGKDFPVNTYLKTKTLKRLQYGTPESVGMNSYKLRKIDSMALKGIKEGMFPGAQILVARKGKVIYQKNFGYHEYDKKIPVRDTNVYDLASLTKILASLPIVMELVDQKELSLNTKLSEMLPDYKHSNKANITLLQMLSHYARFKAWLPFYRYTLNEKKNGVSSKYYSDIAGSDFNVKVAENLYMRRDYMDSIFDIIRDSDLNPKLEYKYSDLPYYILKKYFEKEFHKPMELIVQENLYESLGANYTTYIPLSKFSKENIPPTEQDNIFRNQKVQGYVHDQGAAMLGGVSGHAGLFSNSNDVAKIMQMYLWKGFYGGKRYFKPEVFDEFNKCYFCDKNVRRGVGFDKPQLGTSGPTCGCVSMTSFGHSGFTGTFAWADPDKEIVYVFLSNRTFPDAENRKLIQSDLRSKIQEVIYEAIDY is encoded by the coding sequence ATGAAAAAGTTATTGTTTGCAGGCTTTGCTATTCTCTTTTCTTTTCAGCTCTATTCCCAAGAAAGGAATCCTCTAATTGTTAAGGACGATTTTCAAAATCAGAAAAAATGGGTCGATAGCATCTATGATTCTATGACCACCGAGGAAAAAATAGGTCAACTTTTTATGGTGGATATTTTTTCCAGCGACCCTAAAGTGAAAAGCGATAAAATTAAAGACCTAATTTCGAACTATCATATTGGAGGGGTTATCTTTTCCAAAGGTGGTCCCATGCGCCAGGCAAAGCTTAACAATGAGTTTCAAGCCTTAGCCAAAGTACCTTTAATGGTGGGTATGGACGCAGAATGGGGACTCGCCATGCGACTCGATTCTACTTATGCCTTTCCTTGGAATATGACCCTTGGCGCCATAACGGATAATAAAATTGTTCAGAAAGTGGGCAAACGGATCGGCGAACAAGCCAAGCGTTTGGGAGTGCATATCAATTTTGCGCCTGTGGTGGATATTAATACCAATCCCAAAAATCCTATTATCGGTAATCGTTCCTTTGGCGAAGACAGGGAAAATGTAACGGAAAAGGCAATTGCTTTTATTAAAGGAATGCAAAGTGCTGGCATTATGGGCAGCGCCAAACATTTTCCAGGTCATGGCGATACAGATAAGGACAGTCATAAAACTCTCCCTAGTTTGGATTTTTCAAAAGAACGGTTGGATTCCCTAGAATTATATCCATATAGGAGAATGATAAATGAGGGTCTAAGCTCGGTTATGGTTGCGCACTTGAATGTGCCGGCTCTTGAGCCGCAGTACAACTTTCCTTCTTCACTTTCTTCAAGAATAGTTACAGGGCTTTTAAAGGAGGAGCTTGGTTTTAATGGATTAATATTTACCGATGCTCTCAATATGAAAGGAGCATCAAATTATAAAAATCCCGGCGAAATTGAATTGGCAGCCTTTCTTGCCGGAAACGACGTACTGCTTATTCCTGAGGATGTGCCCAAAGCGGTGGATTTTCTTTTAGCAGCTTATCAAGGACAGATTATTACCGAAAAAAGACTGGCATCTTCGGTAAAAAAAATACTTTATGCCAAATACAAGGTTGGTTTAAACCATTATAAACCAGTAAATACAACTTATTTAGTCGACAATTTAAATACTGTCAATGATGATGCGCTTTATGAAGAAGCAATGGCCAATGCGCTTACTATTATCAAAAATGATAGGGCAATTTTACCCATAAAAGATCTTGAAAAGAAGAACATAGCTTACGTGAACCTGGGTGACGACTCAGGTGAATATTTTTTGAATGAACTGAAAAAATACGCCTCCGTTACATGGGTGAAAGCTAATAGTCTTGATGAATATGTTCAAAAACTGAAAGAATTCAATTATGTAATTGTAGGATTCCATAAATCGAACGCTAACCCCTGGAAGAAATTTGAGTTCACGGATAAGGAATTGGTATGGCTATACGAAATTTCACGGACCAATACTGTGATTCTGGATGTTTTTGCCCGACCTTACGCAATGCTCGATTTAAAAACTACCGCAAATATTGAGGGGATTTTAATTTCCTATCAGAACAGTAAAATTTCACAAGAACTTTCCGCCCAATTAATTTTTGGTGCACGAGAGGCCTTGGGAAAGTTACCGATTTCTTTAGGTAAGGATTTTCCCGTGAATACCTATTTAAAAACCAAAACCTTAAAGAGACTTCAATACGGTACTCCTGAGAGTGTGGGGATGAATAGTTATAAACTGCGAAAGATTGACTCCATGGCCCTGAAGGGGATTAAGGAGGGAATGTTTCCAGGAGCCCAGATTTTGGTTGCTAGAAAGGGAAAGGTGATCTATCAGAAAAATTTCGGGTATCACGAATATGATAAAAAGATTCCGGTAAGGGACACCAATGTGTATGATCTGGCCTCGCTCACCAAAATACTGGCATCGCTTCCTATTGTGATGGAATTGGTAGATCAGAAAGAACTCTCCCTAAACACCAAGCTTTCGGAGATGTTACCCGATTATAAACATTCCAATAAAGCAAATATTACTTTGCTTCAGATGCTTTCACATTATGCCCGTTTCAAAGCCTGGCTTCCGTTTTATCGTTATACACTTAATGAGAAAAAAAACGGAGTCTCTTCTAAATATTATTCCGATATAGCGGGAAGCGATTTCAATGTAAAAGTTGCCGAGAACCTCTATATGCGCCGTGATTATATGGACAGTATTTTCGATATTATTCGGGATAGTGACCTTAATCCAAAGTTGGAATACAAATACAGCGACCTTCCCTATTACATTTTAAAAAAATACTTCGAGAAGGAATTCCATAAACCAATGGAACTTATTGTACAGGAAAATTTATATGAATCCTTAGGAGCTAATTATACCACTTATATTCCTTTAAGTAAATTTTCAAAGGAGAACATTCCTCCTACGGAACAGGATAACATTTTTCGCAATCAGAAAGTTCAAGGATATGTACACGACCAAGGTGCTGCAATGTTGGGAGGTGTGAGTGGTCATGCTGGACTTTTTAGCAATTCAAACGATGTGGCAAAAATAATGCAGATGTATCTTTGGAAGGGATTTTACGGAGGGAAACGATATTTTAAACCCGAAGTTTTTGACGAATTCAATAAATGTTATTTCTGCGACAAAAATGTAAGACGCGGGGTGGGATTCGATAAACCCCAGTTGGGTACAAGCGGCCCAACCTGTGGGTGTGTGTCAATGACAAGCTTTGGACATAGTGGATTCACCGGTACTTTCGCGTGGGCCGATCCGGATAAGGAAATTGTTTATGTATTTCTTTCCAACCGAACCTTCCCAGATGCTGAAAACCGAAAATTAATCCAGAGCGATCTCCGCAGTAAAATACAGGAGGTTATCTATGAGGCGATTGATTATTGA
- the aroC gene encoding chorismate synthase: MAGNSFGKIFTLTTFGESHGEAIGGIIDGCPAGLSLDFEAINAEMQRRKPGQSAIVTQRKEEDEVKFLSGIFEGKTTGTPIGFLIENTDQKSKDYSHIRDIFRPSHADFTYEKKYGIRDYRGGGRSSARETACRVVAGAIAKQLIPEIQINAFVSSVGTIFIDKPYQQLDFSKIEGNIVRCPDEATAQRMEEHIKEIRKQGDTVGGTITCVLQNVPIGLGEPVFNKLHSELGKAMLSINAVKGFEYGSGFCGSQMKGSDHNDIFNTDGTTKTNLSGGIQGGISNGMDIYFRVAFKPVATIMQNQKTIDSEGNNAIAEGKGRHDPCVVPRAVPIVEAMAALVLADFWLLNKISSIKNNGS, translated from the coding sequence ATGGCTGGAAATTCCTTTGGAAAAATTTTTACCCTTACCACGTTTGGCGAATCACACGGTGAAGCCATTGGCGGGATTATAGATGGCTGCCCCGCGGGACTTTCCTTAGATTTTGAAGCGATTAATGCAGAAATGCAACGAAGGAAACCCGGGCAATCCGCCATCGTAACCCAACGAAAGGAGGAAGACGAAGTAAAGTTTCTCTCAGGAATATTTGAAGGAAAAACGACTGGCACCCCGATTGGCTTCCTCATTGAAAATACCGATCAAAAAAGTAAGGATTACAGTCATATAAGGGATATTTTTCGTCCTTCACACGCCGATTTTACCTATGAAAAAAAATATGGTATTCGTGATTATCGTGGAGGTGGCCGTTCTTCCGCACGAGAAACAGCGTGTAGGGTAGTAGCGGGCGCTATTGCAAAACAACTTATTCCGGAAATCCAAATCAATGCTTTCGTCTCTTCCGTAGGAACAATTTTTATCGATAAGCCCTATCAACAATTGGATTTTTCAAAAATCGAAGGCAATATTGTGCGATGCCCAGATGAGGCCACGGCCCAAAGAATGGAAGAGCACATCAAAGAAATCCGCAAACAAGGGGATACTGTTGGGGGAACAATTACCTGTGTTCTTCAGAATGTTCCCATTGGTTTGGGAGAGCCTGTTTTTAATAAGTTACACTCAGAATTGGGTAAGGCTATGCTCTCAATCAATGCCGTAAAGGGTTTTGAATATGGTAGTGGATTCTGTGGTTCTCAGATGAAGGGCAGCGATCATAATGACATATTTAATACTGATGGAACAACAAAAACCAATTTAAGCGGTGGCATCCAAGGTGGGATAAGTAATGGTATGGACATATATTTTCGCGTAGCTTTTAAACCCGTTGCAACTATAATGCAAAATCAGAAAACTATTGATTCCGAAGGGAATAATGCCATAGCCGAAGGGAAAGGCCGTCACGACCCTTGCGTAGTCCCAAGAGCTGTGCCAATTGTGGAAGCCATGGCCGCACTCGTTTTGGCAGATTTCTGGTTATTGAATAAAATATCATCTATAAAAAATAACGGAAGCTAA
- a CDS encoding dicarboxylate/amino acid:cation symporter — MKKLALHWKIIIGLILGIIWALLSSKLGWSEFTIDWIAPFGTIFINLLKLIAVPLVLVSIISGVANIGDPASLGRMGGKTLLAYLATTLFAVGLGLILVNVIQPGKLIDEQSRIDNRISYEIWASSEGRQIKDGINYLQDPAFFERAQKITDLSKGELKDASVTEKMKTAEKTKETTPLQPLVDIVPENFFFSLSDNGLMLQIIFFGIFFGICLLLIPNEKSKPVTDFMDSAMEVFLKMVDLVMQAAPFFVFALLAGVVSRMAGDDIGKVYEIFKGLSWYSLTVFLGLMLMIFIVYPLLIKIFRTKIPYRGFFKALAPAQTLAFSTSSSAATLPVTMECVEENLGVNNKITSFVLPIGATVNMDGTCLYQAVAVVFLAQLHMIDLTLGQQLTIVLTATLASIGSAAVPSAGLVMLIIVLESVGLNPAWIAIIFPVDRILDMFRTVVNVTGDATVCTIIADGEGMLHYEPKNNPSKTFDLDS, encoded by the coding sequence ATGAAAAAACTCGCCCTACACTGGAAAATAATTATTGGACTTATTTTAGGGATTATCTGGGCTTTACTTTCCAGCAAATTGGGATGGAGCGAATTTACTATCGATTGGATTGCTCCGTTTGGAACGATCTTTATCAACCTCTTGAAGTTGATAGCTGTTCCTTTGGTTTTGGTTTCCATTATTAGTGGAGTGGCAAATATTGGCGATCCCGCGAGTTTGGGTCGAATGGGAGGGAAAACATTATTGGCCTATCTGGCCACAACCCTCTTTGCAGTTGGTTTAGGCTTAATATTGGTAAATGTAATTCAACCTGGAAAATTGATTGATGAACAGAGTAGGATCGATAACAGAATCAGTTATGAAATTTGGGCATCTTCAGAGGGACGGCAGATAAAAGATGGGATTAACTACCTTCAGGATCCCGCCTTTTTTGAGCGCGCGCAGAAAATTACAGATCTTTCTAAGGGAGAATTGAAAGATGCCTCGGTCACAGAAAAAATGAAGACGGCGGAGAAAACCAAGGAAACAACGCCCTTACAGCCTTTGGTGGACATAGTTCCAGAAAACTTCTTCTTTTCCCTGAGCGATAACGGATTGATGCTCCAGATTATCTTCTTTGGAATATTCTTTGGGATTTGTTTGCTTTTGATACCCAATGAGAAATCGAAACCCGTTACCGATTTTATGGACAGTGCGATGGAGGTCTTCCTAAAAATGGTTGATTTGGTAATGCAGGCGGCACCCTTCTTCGTTTTTGCTCTTTTAGCAGGTGTCGTAAGCAGGATGGCAGGGGATGACATAGGGAAGGTCTATGAGATATTTAAAGGGCTGAGCTGGTATTCCCTAACAGTATTTTTAGGCTTGATGTTAATGATTTTTATTGTCTATCCTTTACTTATAAAAATATTCCGAACAAAAATTCCTTACCGTGGATTTTTCAAAGCATTGGCACCGGCGCAGACCTTGGCCTTTTCTACCTCAAGTAGTGCTGCAACTCTTCCCGTAACCATGGAATGTGTGGAAGAAAACCTGGGAGTAAATAATAAGATTACCAGTTTTGTACTACCAATTGGGGCGACTGTGAATATGGACGGGACCTGTCTTTATCAGGCGGTTGCCGTAGTTTTTCTGGCGCAACTGCATATGATAGATTTAACCCTTGGCCAACAATTAACCATTGTTCTTACAGCCACTTTGGCCTCTATCGGGTCGGCAGCGGTACCCAGCGCAGGCTTGGTAATGTTGATTATAGTATTGGAGTCCGTTGGACTGAATCCGGCTTGGATTGCCATTATTTTTCCGGTAGATAGAATTTTGGATATGTTCCGTACCGTCGTTAACGTGACAGGTGATGCTACGGTTTGTACTATTATCGCCGATGGTGAGGGGATGCTCCATTATGAACCCAAAAACAATCCTTCCAAAACTTTTGATTTGGACTCCTGA
- a CDS encoding FAD-binding and (Fe-S)-binding domain-containing protein, which translates to MEKKFQDFKKIFNGEFYIDSLHTSLYATDASVYRKIPIAVAYPKNERGLRQLISFAEANNTSLIPRAAGTSLAGQCVGNGIVVDISKHLVKILSVDVHEKTVTVQPGVVRDELNKVLKSFGLFFGPNTSTSNRCTLGGMVGNNSSGTTSIQYGVTRDKVLKLKTLLSNGEEVVFEKKSKEEFLQKTLLNSLEGEIYKTIYEELNSPEKQKEIKEEFPKPQIHRRNTGYAVDALLNTSLFENSDEEINLCKLLCGSEGTLAFTTEITLQLDDLPPKFTAMVATHYTSLDNCLNDVGVAMQHPLHTCEMMDNVILDCTRYNKTYQDYRFFVNGNPKAILLLELKNDSEEDLQEQTNALLESLKQSNLSYCNPVLKGKETEMALELRKAGLGLLGNIVGDRKAVACIEDTAVALEDLPSYIKEFEALMAKFKQQAVYYAHAGAGELHLRPILNLKLGSDVEYFRKITYEVALLCKKYKGSFSGEHGDGIVRAEFIPLMIGANNYELLRRIKTVFDPQNIFNPGKIVNAFKMDESFRYKTNRTEPEIETLMDFTDYQGILRLAENCNGSGDCRKNEDAGGAMCPSYQATKNEKDTTRARANMLREVLTNNDAINKFDSEELREVMDLCISCKACASECPSNVDISIAKAEFLYQYHKVHGATLSNKLFAKSTKLNKIASRFPKVSNWFFSNSFTSKMIKNISGVHQNRSLPKVSEKSFTNIFKSKKQDFVARYHNQNEIKGELWLFVDEFSNYLDSEIALDCYLLLMKLGYQVNVIDTLDSGRALFSKGFLDEAKVEVDKNILFLKDKISKKVPLVGIEPSTILSFRDEYLRLADDKTSAENISKHTFLIEEFLAKETEKGNITSEQFTSEEKIIKIHSHCHQKSQSNQKVTFDILNLPKNYKPTIIPSGCCGMAGSFGYEKDHYEVSMKIGELKLFPTVRKTPIDTVISTNGTSCRHQILDGTGRRALHPVTILKNALI; encoded by the coding sequence ATGGAAAAGAAATTTCAGGATTTTAAAAAAATATTCAACGGTGAATTTTATATCGATTCGCTGCATACTTCATTGTATGCAACGGATGCTTCCGTATATAGAAAAATCCCCATTGCCGTAGCCTATCCGAAAAATGAACGCGGTCTCCGGCAGCTTATTTCATTTGCAGAAGCCAACAATACATCTCTCATACCTCGCGCCGCGGGAACTTCATTAGCTGGCCAATGTGTCGGGAACGGAATAGTAGTGGATATCTCAAAACACCTTGTCAAGATTCTTTCCGTTGATGTTCATGAAAAAACCGTTACCGTTCAACCTGGGGTAGTTCGGGATGAACTTAATAAGGTTTTAAAATCCTTTGGTTTGTTTTTTGGCCCCAATACATCTACCAGTAACCGATGTACTTTAGGAGGAATGGTAGGAAATAACAGTAGTGGGACAACATCTATTCAATATGGTGTGACGAGAGATAAGGTTTTAAAATTGAAAACTCTTCTTTCTAATGGAGAGGAGGTCGTATTCGAAAAAAAATCCAAAGAAGAATTTCTCCAGAAAACACTTTTGAATTCCCTTGAAGGAGAAATTTATAAAACTATTTATGAGGAATTAAACTCACCTGAAAAACAAAAGGAAATAAAAGAGGAATTTCCGAAACCCCAAATCCATAGGCGAAATACAGGTTATGCGGTGGATGCCCTACTAAATACCTCGTTGTTTGAAAATTCTGATGAAGAAATAAACCTTTGCAAACTGCTCTGCGGAAGTGAGGGTACCTTGGCGTTTACAACTGAAATTACGCTGCAATTGGATGATTTGCCCCCAAAATTTACTGCAATGGTGGCAACACATTATACATCCTTGGATAACTGCCTGAACGATGTGGGAGTGGCCATGCAACATCCACTCCACACCTGCGAAATGATGGACAACGTAATTTTGGATTGTACCAGGTACAATAAAACCTATCAAGATTACCGCTTCTTTGTAAATGGGAATCCCAAAGCGATTTTATTGCTTGAATTAAAGAATGATTCTGAAGAAGATTTACAAGAACAAACCAATGCATTGTTGGAATCTTTAAAACAATCAAATCTTAGCTATTGCAATCCTGTCTTAAAGGGTAAAGAAACCGAAATGGCCCTGGAGCTTCGAAAAGCGGGACTAGGGTTATTGGGAAATATTGTTGGAGACAGAAAAGCTGTGGCTTGTATTGAAGATACGGCCGTAGCCTTGGAGGATCTACCTTCATATATCAAAGAGTTTGAAGCCTTGATGGCAAAGTTTAAACAACAGGCGGTCTATTATGCACACGCCGGAGCAGGGGAGCTGCATCTCCGTCCTATTCTAAATTTAAAGCTGGGTTCGGATGTTGAGTATTTTCGAAAAATCACTTATGAAGTAGCATTACTCTGCAAAAAATACAAAGGCTCTTTTTCAGGAGAACATGGAGACGGAATAGTAAGAGCAGAATTTATTCCTCTGATGATTGGTGCGAATAACTACGAGCTCTTGAGGCGAATCAAGACGGTTTTCGATCCCCAGAATATTTTCAATCCGGGAAAAATAGTGAACGCGTTCAAAATGGATGAATCCTTTCGCTATAAAACAAATAGAACCGAACCAGAAATAGAAACCTTGATGGACTTTACCGATTATCAAGGCATATTACGGCTTGCCGAAAACTGCAATGGTAGTGGCGACTGTAGAAAAAATGAAGATGCAGGGGGAGCAATGTGCCCAAGTTATCAGGCTACAAAAAATGAAAAGGATACCACGCGGGCAAGAGCAAATATGTTGCGGGAGGTTTTAACGAATAACGATGCCATTAATAAATTCGATTCAGAAGAATTGAGAGAGGTAATGGACCTTTGTATAAGTTGTAAGGCCTGCGCCAGTGAATGCCCAAGTAATGTGGATATCAGTATCGCCAAGGCTGAATTTTTATATCAATATCACAAAGTTCATGGAGCCACACTTTCAAATAAATTGTTTGCAAAAAGCACTAAGCTCAACAAAATTGCTTCCCGATTTCCGAAGGTGTCAAATTGGTTTTTTTCCAATTCTTTCACCTCAAAAATGATAAAAAACATTAGTGGTGTGCACCAAAATCGCTCCTTGCCTAAAGTTTCAGAAAAGAGTTTTACAAATATTTTTAAAAGTAAAAAACAGGATTTTGTAGCTAGATATCATAACCAAAATGAGATAAAGGGAGAGTTATGGCTGTTCGTAGATGAATTCAGCAATTACCTTGATTCCGAAATTGCCTTAGATTGCTATTTACTTTTGATGAAGTTGGGATATCAGGTAAATGTGATTGATACGTTAGATAGCGGTAGAGCGCTCTTTTCCAAAGGATTTTTGGATGAAGCGAAAGTTGAAGTCGATAAAAATATACTTTTCCTAAAAGATAAAATTTCCAAAAAAGTTCCGCTTGTAGGAATTGAACCTTCTACAATCCTTTCCTTTCGCGATGAATATCTGAGATTGGCAGATGATAAAACTTCCGCAGAAAACATTTCGAAACACACATTTTTGATAGAGGAATTTTTGGCAAAGGAAACTGAAAAAGGAAATATAACTTCCGAACAATTCACTTCAGAAGAAAAAATTATTAAAATTCATTCCCATTGCCATCAAAAATCTCAAAGCAATCAAAAGGTAACTTTCGATATCTTGAACCTTCCCAAGAACTACAAACCCACTATTATTCCCTCTGGTTGCTGCGGAATGGCGGGAAGTTTTGGTTATGAAAAGGATCATTATGAAGTAAGTATGAAAATAGGAGAATTAAAGCTTTTTCCGACAGTCCGAAAAACTCCCATTGACACGGTAATTTCTACCAATGGAACGAGTTGCAGACATCAAATTCTGGATGGTACGGGAAGACGTGCTCTGCATCCGGTAACTATTCTGAAAAATGCACTCATTTAG
- the bshA gene encoding N-acetyl-alpha-D-glucosaminyl L-malate synthase BshA yields the protein MKIAIVCYPTFGGSGVVATELGLALAEHGHEIHFITYKQPVRLELLSKNIHFHEVTVPIYPLFHFQPYELALSSKLVDMVKLHKIELLHVHYAIPHAYAGYMAKKMLAEENIFIPMVTTLHGTDITLVGNHPYYKPAVTFSINNSDVVTSVSQSLKDDTLRLFDIRKEIYVVPNFIDIPKKISSVSNCQRNLMASPDERIITHVSNLRPVKRVKDVIEIFDRIQKKIPSRLIIVGDGPERLKCEKLCEKKGIEEKVRFLGNSNEVDKILCYTDLFILPSEKESFGLAALEAMACGVPVISSNTGGLPEVNIQGVSGYLSEVGNVEEMAENAIKILNSEESLLRFKKQAIESAMVFDTKKIVPMYEKLYQMAIKNEACTSVDKII from the coding sequence ATGAAAATAGCAATAGTGTGTTATCCAACTTTCGGTGGGAGTGGAGTAGTGGCAACTGAATTAGGTCTGGCATTGGCAGAACACGGTCACGAAATCCATTTTATAACCTATAAACAACCTGTTCGCTTGGAACTTCTTTCCAAGAACATCCACTTCCATGAGGTTACAGTTCCAATATATCCTCTTTTCCATTTTCAGCCGTATGAACTGGCTCTTTCCAGTAAATTGGTGGATATGGTAAAACTTCACAAAATAGAATTACTTCACGTTCATTATGCTATCCCACATGCTTATGCGGGCTATATGGCAAAAAAAATGTTGGCGGAAGAAAACATTTTTATTCCCATGGTGACAACTCTTCATGGAACAGATATTACTCTTGTAGGAAACCATCCTTATTATAAACCTGCAGTTACTTTTAGTATTAACAATAGTGATGTGGTTACTTCTGTATCACAAAGTCTAAAAGATGATACCTTAAGGCTTTTCGATATTCGTAAAGAAATATACGTTGTGCCGAATTTTATTGATATCCCAAAAAAGATCAGCTCAGTAAGCAATTGCCAGCGAAACCTTATGGCATCTCCGGACGAGCGTATTATTACGCATGTGAGTAATCTTCGTCCCGTGAAACGGGTAAAGGATGTAATCGAAATTTTCGATCGTATCCAGAAAAAAATTCCTTCTCGATTAATAATTGTAGGTGACGGTCCTGAGCGTTTAAAATGTGAAAAGTTATGTGAGAAAAAAGGAATTGAGGAAAAAGTGCGCTTTTTGGGCAACAGCAACGAAGTTGACAAGATTTTGTGCTATACGGACCTCTTTATCCTTCCTTCGGAAAAGGAGAGTTTCGGGTTAGCCGCATTGGAAGCCATGGCCTGCGGAGTTCCAGTTATTTCGAGTAACACAGGAGGTTTGCCCGAAGTAAATATTCAAGGAGTCAGCGGTTATCTAAGTGAAGTGGGGAATGTAGAGGAAATGGCCGAAAATGCCATTAAAATTTTAAACTCTGAGGAAAGTTTGCTACGGTTCAAAAAGCAAGCTATTGAATCTGCGATGGTTTTTGACACTAAGAAGATAGTCCCTATGTATGAAAAATTATACCAGATGGCAATCAAAAATGAAGCATGTACTTCTGTAGATAAAATTATTTAA
- a CDS encoding (Fe-S)-binding protein translates to MSEPIKVPTMAEYAAQGKMPEVLFFVGCAGSFDDRAKKITKAFVKILNKAKIDFAVLGTEESCNGDPAKRAGNEFLFQMQAMTNIETLNSYGITKIVTACPHCFNTIGNEYPGLGGNYEVMHHTQFLKSLLNEGRLKVEGGKFKGKKITFHDPCYLGRANGEYEAPRDLLRKLDVELVEMRRNKSNGLCCGAGGAQVFKEPEPGTKDINVERTEEAMETTSEIIATGCPFCMMMMTDGVKAKNVENKVQVMDVAEMIANAEDL, encoded by the coding sequence ATGAGTGAACCAATAAAAGTCCCGACAATGGCTGAATATGCAGCTCAGGGCAAAATGCCGGAGGTACTTTTTTTTGTAGGATGTGCCGGTAGCTTTGATGATCGCGCAAAAAAGATAACGAAAGCCTTTGTGAAAATTTTGAATAAGGCCAAGATAGATTTTGCCGTGTTGGGAACAGAAGAAAGTTGTAATGGCGATCCCGCAAAACGGGCGGGAAACGAATTTCTGTTCCAAATGCAGGCCATGACAAATATTGAAACATTGAACAGTTACGGAATAACGAAAATAGTAACGGCTTGTCCCCACTGTTTTAATACCATAGGAAATGAATACCCGGGTTTAGGCGGTAATTACGAAGTAATGCATCATACCCAATTTTTAAAATCCCTTCTTAATGAAGGACGTTTAAAGGTTGAGGGAGGTAAGTTTAAAGGGAAGAAAATTACTTTTCACGATCCTTGTTATCTGGGAAGAGCCAATGGTGAATACGAAGCCCCTCGCGATCTTCTAAGAAAACTTGATGTGGAATTGGTAGAAATGCGCCGAAATAAAAGTAACGGTCTTTGTTGCGGAGCCGGTGGAGCACAAGTGTTTAAGGAGCCAGAGCCGGGAACTAAGGATATAAATGTGGAACGAACGGAAGAAGCCATGGAGACCACCTCTGAAATAATTGCAACAGGTTGTCCGTTCTGTATGATGATGATGACCGATGGAGTAAAAGCCAAAAATGTAGAAAATAAGGTTCAGGTAATGGACGTTGCTGAAATGATCGCCAACGCCGAGGATTTATAA